GGGGGTGCTGGACATCTACCGCGTCCGCCGGCTGATCGAGATCCCCGCCTTGGCCCAGGCCTGGCCCCGCCACGGCGCGGTCCTCGCCATGGCCGAGGCGGTGGCCCAGGCCCGCGCCGCACGCGAGGCGGGCGACTGGCGCGCGGTCGGCAGCGCGAACATGCAGTTCCACGGCGCCATCGTCGCCTTGGCCGACAGCCCGCGCCTGGCGGCCTTCTTCGCCCAGGCCATGGCCGAGCTGCGCCTGGCCTTCGGCCTGCTGGACAGCCCCGAGCGCCTGCACGCGCCCTTCCTGCAGGAGAACGGCGCGATCCTGTCGCGGCTCACCCAAGGCGATGCGGCCGGGGCGGCGGACAGCCTCGCGCGCTATCTCGACCAATCCGAGCGCGTGGTCATGGCCGCCTTCGCCCGGATCGGCTAGGCTCCAGACTCATTAAGTTTCACAGCCAGAACAAGACGGTTGCGGCGAGCATGATCGCTGAGAAGAACGTTTCCGGGCAGCGGTCATAACGGGTTGCGACGCGCCTCCAGTCCTTCAGACGTCCGAACATGATTTCGATGCGGTTACGCCTTTTGTAACGCCGCTTGTCGTATTTGACGACCTTCTTGCGGGACCTCCGTCCGGGGATGCGAACCTTTATCCCCTTGTCTTTCAAAGCGTCTCTGAACCAGTCAGCGTCGTAGCCCCTGTCGGCCAGAAGCCACTCAGCCTTCGGCAGGCTGCCCAGCAGCGCCGCCGCGCCGGTGTAATCGCTAACCTGGCCGGCCGACATGAAGAACCCGATCGGCCGCCCCTTCGCATCGGCGACAGCGTGCAACTTGGTGTTCATACCGCCTTTGGTGCGCCCGATCTGGCGCCCGCGCCCCCCTTTTTCACCCCAAGGCTCGAGGCCGTGCGGTGTGCCGTGAGATAGGTCGCGTCATTCATGATCGTCTTGTGCTCGGCGCTCTCGGCGGCAAGGCCGACCATGATCCGGGTGTTCAGTCCCGGCATCTGGTGGATCGGATTGACGATGAATCTGTCTGGCTCTGAAGTCCAGACCTTGCAGATGTATTCGTAGGGTGTGACACCGCTCAGCGTCTTGAGCCTGCGTGCGAAATTGTAGGCGGCGATGAAATCGGCGAGGTGCGTGCGCAGCTGGCTGTGGCTGTCGTAGTGGTAGCGCTTGACGGTCGCGTCCTTGATCGTCCTGTTCATCCGCTCGACTTGGCCATTCGTCCACGGGTGGTTGGGCTTGGTCAGCCGATGCTCGATCCCGTTTGCCTCGCAAATCATGTCGAACCGCATTTGCCGAGAGTAAGGAGTGTTACGGTTTCGAGGCTGCTCTGCGAACTGGATGCCATTATCGGTCAGGATCGTGTGGATGCGGTAGGGCACGACGTCCAGAAGGTGCTCCAGGAACTCCCAAGCGGTTTTCCTGTTGGCCTTTTCCGCCAATTGAACGACAGCAAATTTGCTGGTGCGATCAATGGCTACGAAGAGGAAGAGCTTGCCTTCGGCCGTCTGCACCTCGGCGATGTCGATATGGAAGAAACCTATCGGGTAGCGCTTGAACTTCGCACGCTTGGGCTTGTCCCCGCCCACGTCCGGCAGTCGCGAAATGCCATTCCGCTGCAGGCATCGGTGCAGCGCCGAGCGCGTCAGATGTGGGATAGAGGGCTGAAGAGCGTAGAGGCAGTCGTCCAACGGCAGCAGCGTATGGCGCCGAAACGCGACGATTGTTGCTTCCTCGGCCTCACTCAAGACCGTGGAGCGTGGCTCCTTCGGCCCAGTCTTACGGTCCTCAACTGTCTCGCGCTTGCGCCACTTCGCGACAGTCTTTGGGTTGATGCCGAGCTCCCGGCTCAGCTGCGCGAGCGAAGCTTGCGATCATTCGGGCGAGGCCCTCGGACCGATGGCGAGCCGGCCCTCATTATTGCAGCTCTGACAGCGTGCGTGGTCGTGGCGCTCCCGTGACGAACTTGTCCCATAATGCTTCCTTCCATTCCTGCGAAAGGATTGCACCATCAAACCATGGGATCAAACACCTAGGGCAGGATGCGGACCTGCCCCGCCCCCGGATCGCAGCGCCACGCGGCCATGCTCAGCCGCCCCATCAGATGCGTGCGCAGATAGGTCGCATGAAAGCGCGAGGGCGCCCTGAGCGACAGGCCCCCATCCCCCTCCTCCGCGACCAGCGGCGCGAACCAGGCATCGAAGAGCGCCCCGTCCTCGGCCCGCAGCAGCGCGCGCATCCGCGGCCAGAGCCCGTCGCCCGCCACCTCCGGCAGGTCGCGGTAAAAGGGCACGACATTCGGCGCGGCCTCGGGCGGGGGCCCGCCCATCCGCGCGACGTAATCCGGCCCGATATTCGCCCAGGCCGGGCGGGTGTCCAGCATCACCCGCTCCAGATCCAGCCCCAGCACCGAGACCCGGCCCCGCGCCCCCTGCCGCTTGACGATGATCC
This portion of the Paracoccus aestuarii genome encodes:
- a CDS encoding GntR family transcriptional regulator, with product MSDDSTTPGLTEQTAARLRGQVMAGHLPPGARLSEQRLAADLAVSRNTLREAFRLLVHEGLLTHAPHRGVSVAVPTMAGVLDIYRVRRLIEIPALAQAWPRHGAVLAMAEAVAQARAAREAGDWRAVGSANMQFHGAIVALADSPRLAAFFAQAMAELRLAFGLLDSPERLHAPFLQENGAILSRLTQGDAAGAADSLARYLDQSERVVMAAFARIG